In Methanosarcina siciliae T4/M, one genomic interval encodes:
- a CDS encoding FmdE family protein translates to MEAILKQVKDPELLSQIEKVVPFHGFLTSGALIGIQMLNIAKRELDVRDGERIYVTCETKSCMPDPFQILAGATIGNNGLKINNLGKMAVTVNKQAPEGVRGIKGVRIYLDPEKTKDYPKLHAWYLNTEKLPHEEVVPILLAAGEKVYSWKPVELEVPVRKKKRIMCCKKCGEMFVQYDNELLCGGCTE, encoded by the coding sequence ATGGAAGCGATTCTGAAGCAGGTGAAGGACCCTGAGTTGCTTTCGCAGATTGAAAAGGTCGTCCCCTTTCACGGTTTCCTTACCTCAGGGGCATTAATCGGAATCCAGATGCTCAATATTGCAAAAAGGGAGCTCGATGTCCGGGACGGGGAGCGCATATACGTGACCTGCGAAACAAAAAGCTGCATGCCTGATCCTTTCCAGATCCTTGCCGGAGCTACTATCGGAAACAACGGGTTGAAGATCAATAACCTGGGAAAGATGGCGGTAACGGTAAATAAACAGGCGCCTGAGGGGGTTCGCGGCATAAAAGGTGTCCGGATTTATCTCGACCCTGAGAAGACAAAGGACTATCCCAAACTCCACGCCTGGTACCTGAACACTGAAAAGCTTCCTCATGAAGAGGTCGTGCCCATCCTTCTGGCTGCAGGAGAAAAGGTGTATTCCTGGAAACCTGTGGAGCTGGAAGTCCCGGTCCGGAAGAAAAAAAGGATAATGTGCTGTAAAAAGTGCGGTGAAATGTTCGTTCAATATGATAATGAGCTGCTGTGCGGCGGATGCACAGAATAA